The genomic stretch TTCCAGCAGCTTTTTTAAGAAGGTTTGAAGCTGGTGGCGTTTTGGTAATATAAGTGAAACTTCTATCCTGATAAACTGTAATAACAACAGGAACAACGGTATCACCCATACTTTGAGTATCAGCATTAAATGCCTTACAAAAATCCATGATGTTAACACCATGTTGCCCTAACGCGGGACCAACAGGAGGTGCTGGATTTGCTTTACCCGCAGGTATTTGCAACTTAATAAACGCTTGTATTTTTTTCTCTGCCATTTTATACCTCAACTTTTTTCTACTTGTGCATAGTCCAACTCAACTGGAGTCGAACGTCCAAAAATACTCACAAGCACTCTTAACTTACCTTTATCAGGCTTAACTTCATCCACCACACCGTTGAAGTTCTGAAAAGGACCTTCAACAACACGAACGTTTTCTCCTTTTTCAAAACTCATTTTTAATTTTGGATTAACTACACCTTCACTGATTTGCTGAGTTAACCTTAAAACTTCATTTTCTGGTACAGGCGTTGGCTTTCTAGAAGCCCCACCGACAAAACCAGTAACCTTTGGTGTACCTTTTACCAAGTGCCACATATCGTCTGTCAAATCCATCTGAACCAATATGTAACCTGGAAAAAACTTTCTCTTTGAGGTCTTTTTTTGCCCCTGAACCATCTCTACAACGTTTTCAGATGGAATCAAAACGTCACCAAAATTGGCTTCTGCTGACAAAGATTTAATCCGCTCTATTAGGCTTTCTTTCACTCTTTGTTCATAACCAGAATAAACGTGGACAACATACCATTTAAAGTTTGGATTCTTAACTGAAAGCTGATTTTCAGCATCAACACCAACTTCTTTTACAGAATCAGTTGCCGTCTCAACGGAAGAATCTTGCAAGTCTTCGTTGTTGTTTGCGTTAGATTGTTCTTCACTAAAAACCATATTCAATCACACCTTCAATACCAAGCCAATTAGACTTGTACACAGCCAATCAAAAACTCCCAACACGCTAGCAGAAATAACCACCAAAATGACAACTACAATTGTCGAAAGGTATGCTACCTTTCTGGTTGGCCAAACGACTTTTTTAAGTTCCTGCAGAACCTCAAAAGCAAAACTCTGCACTTTTGCTTGTCGTGTATACAAAAAGACCCCTGCAGCACTTACTAACATAGCCAATAGAGCTGAAGTAGGCAAAACATCTAAAAACAAAGGGTTTTGTAGCTTTGCATATCGTGCAACCAACAAAAACGTCTGATTCAGAATCCAAGCTAAAATTATAGCCAAAGAAACAAAACTAAGATTTATCCACTTTTTATCACCCGACATGACAAACACTCACCCTTAAAAACTTATACCTCCCCAAGTCGATTTACTCGAGCTGGAGGAGGCACATAACAAATAATTAATAATTATTCAATAATTTCTGATACCACACCGGCACCAACAGTTTTACCACCTTCGCGGATAGCAAAACGTACTTCTTTTTCCATTGCAACTGGGTTGATTAATTCAACTTCCATCTCAATGTTGTCACCTGGCATAACCATTTCAACATTTTCAGGCAGCTTACAAACACCTGTTACGTCAGTGGTTCTGAAGTAAAACTGAGGTCTATACCCTTTAAAGAACGGAGTATGTCTACCACCTTCTTCTTTGTTAAGAATATAAGCACTGGCTTTAAACTTCTTATGAGGAGTTACAGAACCTGGTTTACATAAAACCTGTCCACGCTCAACTTCATCACGCTTTACACCACGAACCAATAAACCAACGTTATCGCCAGCTTGTCCTTGATCAAGCAGTTTTTTAAACATCTCAACACCTGTTACGGTTGTTTTTTGAGTGTTTTTCAAACCCACAATCTCAATCTCTTCACCAACTTTGATAACGCCACGCTCAATTTTACCAGTTACAACTGTTCCACGACCTTCAATTGAGAAAATATCTTCAACAGGCATTAAGAACGGTTTATCTATTTCACGTTTTGGTTCAGGAATGCTTTCATCTAATGCAGCAATCAAATCCCAAATACATTTTCCGCCTTCACCTTCTGGATCAGCAATAGCAGCAGTAGCACTACCACGGATAATTTTAGAATCTTTAAACTCATATTTTTCAAGAAGCTCAGTGACTTCCATTTCAACCAACTCTAACAGCTCTTCATCTTGAACCAAGTCACACTTGTTTAAGAATACTGTAATTGAAGGTACGTTCACCTGACGTGCTAACAATACGTGCTCTTTTGTTTGAGGCATTGGACCAGTGTGTGCGCTAACAACCAGAATTGCACCGTCCATCTGAGCTGCACCTGTAATCATGTTTTTAATGTAGTCAGCGTGACCAGGACAATCAATGTGCGCATAGTGACGAGTTTCTGACTCATATTCAACGTGAGACAAAGCAACTGTAAGAATTTTTGTCGCATCTCTTCTAAATGATTTTGCATCAGCTTTAGCCACATCATCATATGCTTTATAAGTAGCCATGCCTTTTGTTGCTAAAACACAAGTAATCGCCGCAGTAGTTGTTGTCTTACCGTGGTCAACGTGACCAATGGTACCAACATTAACGTGCGGTTTCGTTCTTTCAAATTTTTCTTTTGCCATTTTCTTTCTTTCTCCTACAGTTTTTTACTTTGCCCTTTAGTTTCTCTAAAAAG from Oligoflexia bacterium encodes the following:
- the rplK gene encoding 50S ribosomal protein L11, with the translated sequence MAEKKIQAFIKLQIPAGKANPAPPVGPALGQHGVNIMDFCKAFNADTQSMGDTVVPVVITVYQDRSFTYITKTPPASNLLKKAAGIAKGSGEPHKNKVGKVTDAQIEEIAKTKMPDLNAASLEAAKKIVAGTARSMGIEVIG
- the nusG gene encoding transcription termination/antitermination protein NusG, with product MVFSEEQSNANNNEDLQDSSVETATDSVKEVGVDAENQLSVKNPNFKWYVVHVYSGYEQRVKESLIERIKSLSAEANFGDVLIPSENVVEMVQGQKKTSKRKFFPGYILVQMDLTDDMWHLVKGTPKVTGFVGGASRKPTPVPENEVLRLTQQISEGVVNPKLKMSFEKGENVRVVEGPFQNFNGVVDEVKPDKGKLRVLVSIFGRSTPVELDYAQVEKS
- the secE gene encoding preprotein translocase subunit SecE; amino-acid sequence: MSGDKKWINLSFVSLAIILAWILNQTFLLVARYAKLQNPLFLDVLPTSALLAMLVSAAGVFLYTRQAKVQSFAFEVLQELKKVVWPTRKVAYLSTIVVVILVVISASVLGVFDWLCTSLIGLVLKV
- the tuf gene encoding elongation factor Tu, whose amino-acid sequence is MAKEKFERTKPHVNVGTIGHVDHGKTTTTAAITCVLATKGMATYKAYDDVAKADAKSFRRDATKILTVALSHVEYESETRHYAHIDCPGHADYIKNMITGAAQMDGAILVVSAHTGPMPQTKEHVLLARQVNVPSITVFLNKCDLVQDEELLELVEMEVTELLEKYEFKDSKIIRGSATAAIADPEGEGGKCIWDLIAALDESIPEPKREIDKPFLMPVEDIFSIEGRGTVVTGKIERGVIKVGEEIEIVGLKNTQKTTVTGVEMFKKLLDQGQAGDNVGLLVRGVKRDEVERGQVLCKPGSVTPHKKFKASAYILNKEEGGRHTPFFKGYRPQFYFRTTDVTGVCKLPENVEMVMPGDNIEMEVELINPVAMEKEVRFAIREGGKTVGAGVVSEIIE